In Xylanibacillus composti, the DNA window CAAAGGCCGCCGCCACCATCGGCCATGCGGTGAGCGCCCCAGCCCACCTCCGGCGAAGGATCAGCATGAACAGCAAATAAAACTGCACAATAATCAGGATAAAGTAAATGTGATATTGCCCTGTCGCCGCTTGAATGACCAGGTCCTTCAGCCCGGGCAGCGCACCTCGGTGGTAGATATGCGAATAGGTCGTATAGATGAAGCTCCACAACAGATACGGGATTGCAATATAAGTCAACCGCTTGCGCAAGAAGCGCTCCGGCAGCTTGTCCGGGTAGGAATAGAACAGCAGGAAGGACGCCAGAAAGACGAACAGCGGGGTCGCGAACAACGCCAGCTTCTCCAGCTCGGGGAGCAGCATGCTGGCATTGTTGCGGTTGACCGCGTGCATGACGAGCACTGCCAGGCAGGCGAATCCTCTTAATATCGCCAGCTCTTCGAGTCTCTTTTTCCCCGGTGCATGAACAGACATAGTGCCTCACCCTCCTTTTCTCCAAAACAATCATTATACAGGCAGAATACCTGCGCAGGAGGAAGCACTTCATGGAAGGAGAGCCAGATTCAGAGGAATAGCCGCCTGTGATTCGGGAAAACTTGTGGAAGAAGCACAAAATACGCACGCATAAGGGGACATGCGCCATGCGCCTGACACCGCAAGAGTTGCTCCAATTGCACGGCTTCAATAACTTGACGAAATCGCTCAGCTTCAATATGTATGATATTTGCTACACCCAGTCCAGAGAAGAGCGGGAAGCGTACATTCGCTACATTGACGAACAGTACAATTCGGACCGGCTCTCCCATATTTTGCAGCAGGTGGCGGAGCTGATTGGCGCGCATGTGCTGCATATAGCGAAGCAGGATTATGTGCCGCAGGGCGCGAGCGTGACGCTGCTCGTCTCGGAGGGTCCAGTCGAAGAGGAGCCGCGCGAATCGTTCGAGGAATCGCCGGGACCGCTGCCCGATTCCGTCGTCATTGCCCTGGACAAGAGCCATATTACCGTCCACACGTATCCCGAATATCATCCGGATGAGGGAATCAGCACGTTCCGCGCGGATATCGACGTTTCGACCTGCGGGGAGATATCCCCGCTCAAAACGTTGACCTACCTGATTCATTCCTTCGACACCGATATTATGACAATCGATTACCGCGTGCGGGGGTTTACCCGTGACATTACCGGACACAAGCTGTTCATTGACCACGAGATCAACTCCATCCAAAACTTCCTTCCGGAAGAAGTGATCGAGCAGTACGATATGATTGATGTCAATGTGTATCAGGAGAATATTTTCCATACGAAGTGCAAGCTGAAGAAATTCGATCTGAACAATTATTTGTTCGGCTATACGAAGGACAAGCTGTCAGAGGAAGAGCAGGCTGTGATTATCGAGCGATTGACTAAGGAAATGAACGAGATTTACTATGGGAAAAATATGCCGCAATAAAGCGAGGATGGACAGAAAAATACAGAGGTGAGGGTGCAGCAGCGCTGGCGAAAGCCAGCGTTTTTTTTCGTGAATGCGGGCACATCGCCATGCATCGCAGTGAGGACTAGCCTAGTCCGGCCGCACATGCTACAATGGAACAGTTCCATTTAGGAGCCGCGGTTCGAGACCATCCCGCGTTATCAAAACTAGGAGGAATGAAAAATGCATAATTTGCTCTGGGGCGTTGCCTTTGTGCTCGTCCATTTCGCCATGTTTCTGATCTGTTATCGGTTATTTGGCAAAAACGGCCTCTATGCCTGGATCGGGGCAGCGACGATTCTCGCGAACATCCAGGTAGTAAAAACCATTGAAATGGCGACCTTGGTCATGACGCTCGGGAATACGATGTATGCCACCATCTACCTGACGACCGACCTGCTCAATGAGAAGTACGGTGTGAAGGAAGCGAAGAAGGCTGTCTGGTTCGGCTTCTTCACGCTGCTTATGACGATCATCATCATGCAGATGGCGATCCAGTTCCAGCCTCACGGGGAGGACATTGCACAGGCCTCGTTCGAAACTTTGTTCGGACTGATGCCGCAGATCGCGTTAGGCAGCTTGACCGCCTACTTGGTCAGTCAGCTGTTGGATGTACGCATATTCTCCATGCTGAGGCGCATATTCCCGAAGTCGCATCAATTGTATATTCGCAATATCGGAAGCAAAATAATTAGTCAGCTGATGGATACGGCTATCTTCTGTACGATTGCTTTCGCCACGCTTTATCCGTGGGAAATCTGGTGGCAAATATTCTTGACCACCTATCTGATCAAGTTCGTCGTGTCAATAGTCGGGACGCCGTTCCTGTATGCGGCGAGAAGCTTCAAGTTCAAGGAAGACCAGGCGCAGCCTGTTCAGAAATAAGACTGCAAGAAAGCCGGAGTCTCCCGCAAGCAGGGGGATATTCCGGCTTTTTTTTACAGCTTTGTGGCCAGCGCAGCCAATTAAAATTGACTTTGATACCGCTCCCAGTCCGCATAAAGCCCGCTGCCGCTGCAGTGCTGGCACGTATAGGCATCAGCGGAATGGAAGGCCATGTACTCGCTTGCGGCCAACGGATAAAACCCTTGTCCCCTGCACGCTGGACAAGTGCCGCGCTCCCGGTTTCTGGCAATCTTCTTCTCGTGACTGGCTTCTCTCCACTCTGCCAACGCGTTGAACAAACCCATGCTATTCACCTCTGCCGTTGTTTTTTTTTTCTAGTATGTTCAAGTCTTGACAGACTATGCGTCTGCTAGGGACATGCATAGAAATATCAGCTTGCTTCTGACGTTACGTCAAGTTCTATGATAGAGACAAAGGAGGGGATTAGGATGACAGAATGGCAGCGACTGTCCATTGGAGAATTTGCTCGCATGTCCGGCGTAAGTCCGCGCACCTTGCGGTTCTATGAACAGAAAGGACTGCTGCAGCCCAGCTATGTCGCCGATTCAGGCAGGTGCTATTATAGAGAACCGGACCTGCTGCTTGAGCCATTTTATTCCCCCACAAACGGCAGCATCCGGCTCGGCTCCGCAGATATTCGGACGCTGCCATTGGAGCAGTGGAGGGACGGTATCGGCTATGTGCTGCAGGACAGCCCGGTGATGTCCGGGACGATTCGTGACAATATCGGCTACGGCTTGGCGAAGGAGGCGGATGACGATGCGATCATCCGCGCGGCACGACTGGCGAACGCGGCCGATTTCATTGAGCAGCTTCCTGATCGCTATGAGACGCTGGTCGGGGAGCGGGGCATGAAGCTGTCCGGCGGTCAGCGGCAGCGCGTTGCCATTGCTCGGGCGTTGCTGCGCAATCCGAAGGTGCTTCTGCTGGATGAAGCGACCTCCCCCATCTGGATAGTGAGTCCGAGGCTCTGGTGCAGCAAGCATTGCGCAAGCTGATGGAAGGCCGGACCACGCTGATGATCGCCCATCGCTTGTCCACGGTGATGGAGGCTGACCGCATCTTCTTTTTGGACCCGAGGAACGGTTACGGGCGAAGGGACGCATGAGCAATTGATGGCAACACATGAACGGTACCGCAAATTTGTCATGCAACAAATGGTTCAATCCAAGGAAGGACAGGAATAATTCGGCCTGTTACCTCATTGTCATCAGCAAAATTATGGGTAGAGTCACCCGATACAACAGGTGCAAGAGGAAGGAGTATTTCAGCCAAGGGTAGCAGCACTATGCATGTTTGCTTGAGCAAGCTTGATTGGCATGAAGAATCGGTACAGGATGGTCTCCGGACGGATGGAGGCCATCTTTTTTTATACAGTGGAAGAGTGGTATGGGAAGTGCTGGGGCTGGAAGGGGGGCTTTTTTATAAACTTATTGGACAGGCGCGAAAGCGGGAGGAATTTGTGATACGATCGACTTGGATGTAGAAAAATCGAAGAATGCGCCGCATGCATGCATGGGACTGATCGAGGAGGTTGCAACTTGGGATTGCTGTATCTGCTGCTCGCCACGCTTGCCTGGAGCTTTGTCGGAGTGCTGGTCAAAGCCGCGTCCGGCATGGTGGACAGCACGATTATCACGTTTGCCCGTTTTAGTATTGGGGCGCTGTTCTTGGGATTGTTTTTGTACGCACGGCATGGACATGTAAAGGTGCGCGCAGGGCTGAAATGGGTGTGGATAGGCGCTTTCGGCAAGTCCTGCAACTATTTCTTTGAGAATATTGCTCTGTCGATCGGTTATTCATATGGCAACATTATTGTGCCGCCGATTCAGACGGTCGTGCTGCTGTTCGTCTCGGTGCTTCTGCTCAAGGACCGCATGACCGGGCGCGGCTGGACGGCGGCCGCGCTTTGTCTGGCAGGCGTGCTGTTGATCAGCTGGAACGGGCAGTCGCTGAGCATGCTGTCAGGCGGCAGCGGGATGATTACGCTGATGTTCGTGCTGGCGGGCGCCGGCGCGGCGATTCATGTCATCAGTCAGAAGATGCTGATCAAGGACCTGGATACGGGCAATATGAATTTCTCTACCTTCTTTATCGCTTCGCTCTTGATGGCCTTGCCTATTCCGGTATTGGGCGAAGGTTTTGTCGGAACTCCCGCTAACGGCTGGGCGTGGTTCTCGCTGCTGGCGCTAGGGGCGATTACGGGCCTGAGCTTTTACTGGTTTGCGGAATCGCTGCGGCGCGTCACCTTTCCGGTCGTGATCATTGTCAGCAATTTGACGGTACTGTTCGGTATTTTGTGGTCTTATCTAATCTTCAACGATCCGATTACTTCCTATATTATTGTAGGCGCGCTTATCTTCATAGCGGGCATGGTCATCCTGAATATGCCGGGGAAGAAGGCGGCCGTTCAGAACAAGCCGCGTGCCGGAGGCAGAACAGACGGCTGACAGGCAATGGTGCGAATGGCGGGATCGTGCTGGTCTGGTGAAGAGCAAGTGCTTTGCAACTGGATGCGAGCCTGGTCCGGTTGGGTCCAGGCAGCTTCAATCGAACGGGCAGAATGCCGGGCAGGGCTGATCGTCAGCTTTGTCCGGCGTTTTTGTTCGCGTCATCCTCTTCTTGGGGCGCACGGCCATTCACATAATGGAGCAAGCGCCCATATCCTAGTGAGAGCAAGAAGGAACAGGAGGGGTTTGCTTGCGCATTACCGTAAGATCAGGAGACTCGCTATGGGCAATCAGCCAGTGGTTTCAAGTGCCGCTGGTCTTGCTCGTAGATTCGAATCC includes these proteins:
- a CDS encoding methionine aminopeptidase, with the protein product MGLFNALAEWREASHEKKIARNRERGTCPACRGQGFYPLAASEYMAFHSADAYTCQHCSGSGLYADWERYQSQF
- a CDS encoding DMT family transporter; the encoded protein is MGLLYLLLATLAWSFVGVLVKAASGMVDSTIITFARFSIGALFLGLFLYARHGHVKVRAGLKWVWIGAFGKSCNYFFENIALSIGYSYGNIIVPPIQTVVLLFVSVLLLKDRMTGRGWTAAALCLAGVLLISWNGQSLSMLSGGSGMITLMFVLAGAGAAIHVISQKMLIKDLDTGNMNFSTFFIASLLMALPIPVLGEGFVGTPANGWAWFSLLALGAITGLSFYWFAESLRRVTFPVVIIVSNLTVLFGILWSYLIFNDPITSYIIVGALIFIAGMVILNMPGKKAAVQNKPRAGGRTDG
- a CDS encoding queuosine precursor transporter, which produces MHNLLWGVAFVLVHFAMFLICYRLFGKNGLYAWIGAATILANIQVVKTIEMATLVMTLGNTMYATIYLTTDLLNEKYGVKEAKKAVWFGFFTLLMTIIIMQMAIQFQPHGEDIAQASFETLFGLMPQIALGSLTAYLVSQLLDVRIFSMLRRIFPKSHQLYIRNIGSKIISQLMDTAIFCTIAFATLYPWEIWWQIFLTTYLIKFVVSIVGTPFLYAARSFKFKEDQAQPVQK
- the speD gene encoding adenosylmethionine decarboxylase — encoded protein: MRLTPQELLQLHGFNNLTKSLSFNMYDICYTQSREEREAYIRYIDEQYNSDRLSHILQQVAELIGAHVLHIAKQDYVPQGASVTLLVSEGPVEEEPRESFEESPGPLPDSVVIALDKSHITVHTYPEYHPDEGISTFRADIDVSTCGEISPLKTLTYLIHSFDTDIMTIDYRVRGFTRDITGHKLFIDHEINSIQNFLPEEVIEQYDMIDVNVYQENIFHTKCKLKKFDLNNYLFGYTKDKLSEEEQAVIIERLTKEMNEIYYGKNMPQ